Sequence from the Meleagris gallopavo isolate NT-WF06-2002-E0010 breed Aviagen turkey brand Nicholas breeding stock chromosome 15, Turkey_5.1, whole genome shotgun sequence genome:
AATGCCAAGTGAGCCTAAAGACTGCATTCCAGTAAATGACAGTCTTTCTGAACAAGACATTATGTCTTCAGACTTCTGTTACTTAAGAATAAGTAGCCATTTGGAAGATGGATTCAGGAATATTCAGGTGGATGGTCAGTCAAGTCAAAGACTGccagaagcacagagaaatgGACATATCCAAATCCACGATTCCTCAGTAACAGAAAAGACAACTGCTTCTACACAGGTGCCTGAATACATTCATGTGAATTTTCCACAAAACACTGATACTTCCATGGATGCATCAGACACAAACATGAATTTAAGTAATTTACTGCATTCTTCTAATTCTTCTACTATCATAAATAGTAATGAAAACAATGAAACCAGCATGCTGTCAcctatttctgaaaaaatatgcCCTTGCCTAAGTGATTCCACTAATGGCAATGATTGTAATCCTCATTCTGACTCTTGTGAAACAGCTAACAGTGATTCTGAGTTACTTGTAGTCAGCAAAGATACAAACAGTAAAGAAACTACTCCATTATCACCTCCATCAAATCAAAGTTCATCTCCTTGTTTCCTCAGAAACTACTTACAGACAGTAGAGAATAAAACAGATTCCAGCTGTGTGACAGTAACAAATGATGATCACACAGTAATGTCATCGACCAGCAGTAATGcttcaaaatctgtttcttcagttagtactgaaactgagaaaaattCTACTCTGTCTGATGTTTCCCAATGTAATGGCTCTTTAGAAGGATTTCACACGGAGTCTTATCTGCCaaggaatgaaataaaaccacacaTCAACAAAGAGATTAGTGAAATAAATCAAATTCATTTGACACATGGTGAACTATGTGCTCTACAAGGCAAGCTGCAGTCTGTAGAGGAGTCGTTGCTGTCAAACCAGGAGAAGATTAAAGTCCTTTTGAATGTAATTCAAGACCTTGAAAAATCCAGAGCCCTCAGTGAAGGGTACGGTGCATTTTAATATCACTAATTCATCAAAAACCTGAAGCAGATGTTATCGCTCTTTTAACCTTTGctactatatttttttctgtgaaatactcAAAGATGAGTTCGCAAAAATAATCTCATTCAGTTTTTGAGGAGTTTGAGCCTTTACAGAAAAGCAAGTCTCTTTATGGGTTGCTTTAATTATCACTGCCTTTAGTAAACTGAGCGAGAGACATACTTTATTAGCACTCTTTGTTATTTAGATTTATGTTATCAGTTACAATGCCAACACACAGCTGACAGTCTCCATCTAGCTAAAATCTCTCTGCAGCtgaacaacaaaacccaacagtCTAATGTACTAAGTAATATAACAAATCTATGGCAAGTCAGCTTTCTCTATCAAGGTCAGATATGCATTTAGTGCCAGAACAGACCTACTGCTGAAACAGTTCATATCAGCAAAACCATGCTTCTGTTCAATATTAATTCTGCTTTAGTGAGTGAGCAAAAAAATTAGTGGCCAGTGCACAACATCTGCAGGCTTTCATTGTTGGGACTATGTTATTGGTTACGTTTCGTTGTATCACTTATATCCACTTAAGGGGAATGCCTTTAGAatggaaaaaggcaaaagacCACATTAattttttgaattaattttattaatttaatctTCAGTGTGTTAAGAAATCTTTGCAGGAAGTGAAGGTCAGGGCTTAAAAGTTATTAAAGCTATGAACATAGAGCATATGAAGATTGTTAGCAAGACTCCTAGGAGTCTCATATTTTAGAATGACTGCTTTCTTCAGTATCAGTAAGAATGCATGATCTGTATTCAGTTTTAATGAACAGTCTCATATCTATTAGCCAAAGTCACAAGATTATTTATGTAACATATTCACAAACTATAAATAATATCCATACTACCCACACAACTCATGCCGGAAGACTCAGGAGCAGATATATTCATATGACAAAATacaatattaaatatttctgtggtcaaattacatattaaaaatatactaTTAATGCTCTCCAAACCATTAACAACAGTTTCAGCTTACAGTAAATGTATCCTAGATGCATTTTAAAGTTGTCTTTTATGATAATGTAGTATTTCCAtcaaagaatttttattttagggaaaaaaaaataaaacagccaaTGTATCtttcaaagaaacaagcaaacaagaattttgtttgctttttaaataaaacagtgtGCAGTCTAGGTTATCACACATATAGTTTTAGACACCACATAACTGGCTTAATGTGCTGTGCCTGGATGGGATGGAATTAACTTTTCCCACAACATCTCTTATATTGCATAAAACAGCAGCACTTAGACACGTAAAGTAAATCATTTGTGCACAACTGGCTTGTGCATAAAACTGGATCCCTCATGTTAGCATTGCATTGTGTGCATCAATAGTATTTCCTGACTACAACCTGGTAAGCTTATTTTTGTCTGCAACATGACAAAAAGGCTGCCTTGAGATATTTGTGCAGGTTCAATTGCACATAACAGTCCGGAACATGACAAGGACTTACCCACTTGACGACAACCCAGGTCTTTGCACACATTTTCATGTGGGTAGAACAGGTTTGTGTGGCTATTCAAAAACTTAGCAGGATATGACTGATTGTGGTGACAATCACATATGTCAAAattttcttacaagaaaaaaaagagctattttCAAAGAATGCTTGAAGGTTTCTTAATGcctggaaatattttatcaagAAGTCTGTCAATGTACTTACCAACACACATTACATGAACAACTGTTTGTTACAGGCGCAACTTCTACCACACTGGTCAAGACCTCAACAACTGCAGCACGTGTCAGAACACCGCGTGTATAATTTACAGGTACCATGCCTTGCACAATTTTCTATTGACTGTATATCTCTCACAAATGTACAATACAATGTCCTGCTCACAGCTGTA
This genomic interval carries:
- the INSYN2B gene encoding protein INSYN2B codes for the protein MTNVMCFFATHYLQTLNCDSMAQQNMKMRPVLLKRNSLDSFDFMRQPHHRRSKSQQVRFKDDGINTKTVDVTELDNNPAQDIALMIENTEISQQHKFLLQPSSFPKAQKGLQNIAIQTSPSLRKHFPVFRRKKLLVSKSLTEMPSEPKDCIPVNDSLSEQDIMSSDFCYLRISSHLEDGFRNIQVDGQSSQRLPEAQRNGHIQIHDSSVTEKTTASTQVPEYIHVNFPQNTDTSMDASDTNMNLSNLLHSSNSSTIINSNENNETSMLSPISEKICPCLSDSTNGNDCNPHSDSCETANSDSELLVVSKDTNSKETTPLSPPSNQSSSPCFLRNYLQTVENKTDSSCVTVTNDDHTVMSSTSSNASKSVSSVSTETEKNSTLSDVSQCNGSLEGFHTESYLPRNEIKPHINKEISEINQIHLTHGELCALQGKLQSVEESLLSNQEKIKVLLNVIQDLEKSRALSEGRNFYHTGQDLNNCSTCQNTACIIYSVEYDFRQQEGRFQQILKRLDHAEQNPASASPQKPSFDHPLPEKKELRKKTKKVKKKCFWWI